Proteins co-encoded in one Myripristis murdjan chromosome 4, fMyrMur1.1, whole genome shotgun sequence genomic window:
- the LOC115357901 gene encoding serine/threonine-protein kinase pim-2-like, with protein MACRSLQAFHSPPSPASRRLLGRKTQTCPARIQRHHEVGNVLPVEDGPADRRSAKTKRKATSDKSLQGEVKRMKRKSPEPHAQLAEEVQAGAASPNSNTAPFCSVLPNRTLSRAEFQARYLQMQPLGEGGFGSVFAGFRIADYLPVALKHISREKVICTPKLLNGKLYQFPLEVELLLQAGAGAGPSGSSAAVTLLDWFYMEQQLILVMERPFPSIDLHHYLAAQGGFVDENQAKLLMRQLVDAAIEIHTKGVFHRDLKPRNILMDIRSQLPCVRLIDFGCGSTLHEGFYTEYSGTFYYTPPEWFRFRRCSAGPTTVWQLGVVLFEMLFSYRPFKTESQIIHSHLVFGDEVSQECQHFLSQCLAKSPECRPTLEQLRLHPWLR; from the exons ATGGCCTGCAGGTCTCTGCAGGCCTTTCACTCTCCACCTTCTCCTGCCTCCAGGAGACTTCTGG GCAGGAAGACACAGACCTGCCCAGCCAGGATCCAGAGGCATCATGAAGTGGGCAACGTCCTCCCAGTGGAGGACGGCCCAGCTGACAGGAGGTCAGCCAAGACAAAGAGGAAGGCCACCTCTGACAAAAGCCTGCAGGGAGAAGTaaagaggatgaagagaaagagCCCAGAGCCTCATGCTCAGTTAGCAGAGGAAGTTCAGGCAGGAGCAGCTTCACCCAACAGCAACACTGCCCCcttctgctctgtgctccccaaCAGGACTCTCAGCAGAG ctgaattTCAGGCCAGATACTTGCAGATGCAGCCTCTTGGTGAAGGAGGCTTTGGATCAGTGTTTGCTGGCTTCCGCATCGCAGACTATTTGCCT GTTGCTCTTAAACACATCAGCAGAGAAAAGGTGATCTGCACACCAAAG CTGCTCAATGGGAAGCTGTATCAGTTCCCcctggaggtggagctgctgctccaAGCGGGAGCAGGAGCGGGGCCGTCGGGCAGCAGCGCAGCAGTGACGCTGCTCGACTGGTTTTACATGGAGCAGCAACTCATCCTGGTCATGGAGAGGCCATTTCCCTCCATAGACCTTCACCACTACCTCGCTGCCCAAGGCGGCTTCGTGGACGAGAACCAGGCCAAG ctTCTGATGAGGCAGCTTGTAGACGCTGCCATCGAAATCCACACCAAGGGAGTGTTTCACCGTGACCTGAAACCCCGAAACATCCTCATGGACATCAGATCACAGCTCCCGTGCGTCCGCCTCATCGACTTCGGCTGTGGCTCCACACTACATGAAGGATTCTACACCGAGTACTCAG GAACCTTCTATTACACCCCACCAGAGTGGTTTAGGTTCAGGCGCTGCAGTGCAGGTCCCACCACAGTGTGGCAGCTGGGGGTGGTGCTCTTTGAGATGCTCTTCTCATACAGGCCCTTTAAGACCGAGAGCCAAATCATCCACAGCCACCTTGTCTTCGGGGATGAGGTGTCTCAGG AGTGCCAGCATTTTTTGAGCCAGTGTCTGGCCAAGAGCCCTGAGTGCCGTCCCACCCTGGAGCAGCTGAGGCTCCACCCCTGGCTGCGTTGA